In Desulfuromonadales bacterium, the following proteins share a genomic window:
- a CDS encoding ammonia-forming cytochrome c nitrite reductase subunit c552: protein MKRIGIAVALALLALPTGVLAKAAGGVDKMECFGCHAEVEQLHQGSKHAKLACETCHSGMEAHLKDSATKPVTSLELATCGSCHKDQYDSFYRVNFEAQARKEKGGPTGRSPMQDKLLAPHGFTKEHNEPRSHAFMVVDQFVVDRFASGRYQFKDMWQVARPGKAWDVLVDTGKTYPKEVSASAGNPVCLQCKTSDLALKWKHMGDKDPKAKWDRTSDVNELIKDVQNPVGCIQCHDPHATRPRIARDALIEAVERDGTRPYDTDKGASRVKVEVVSFRDGFRKIGLLDKPNSTLQCGQCHVEYNCNGGFEPESGEKVTMADRRANHFPMKNALDLLAHYDQLKFRDFRHAVTGARLVKLQHPEMETYWGSVHDKAGIQCHECHMPKEKNA from the coding sequence ATGAAGAGGATCGGGATTGCGGTTGCGCTGGCGCTGCTGGCGCTGCCGACCGGCGTGCTGGCCAAGGCGGCCGGCGGGGTGGACAAGATGGAATGCTTCGGCTGCCACGCCGAGGTCGAGCAGCTGCATCAGGGTTCGAAGCATGCGAAGCTGGCCTGTGAGACCTGTCACAGCGGAATGGAAGCCCACCTGAAAGACTCTGCGACGAAACCGGTCACCAGTCTGGAGCTTGCGACCTGCGGCAGTTGCCACAAGGACCAGTACGACAGCTTCTATCGCGTCAATTTCGAGGCGCAGGCCCGCAAGGAAAAGGGCGGCCCCACCGGCCGCTCGCCGATGCAGGACAAACTCCTCGCTCCGCACGGCTTCACCAAGGAGCACAACGAGCCGCGCTCCCATGCCTTCATGGTCGTTGACCAGTTCGTGGTCGACCGCTTCGCCTCCGGCCGTTACCAGTTCAAGGACATGTGGCAGGTCGCTCGCCCGGGCAAGGCCTGGGACGTGCTGGTCGACACCGGCAAGACCTATCCCAAGGAAGTTTCGGCGTCGGCCGGCAATCCGGTCTGCCTGCAGTGCAAAACCTCGGATCTCGCTCTCAAATGGAAACACATGGGCGACAAGGATCCGAAGGCCAAGTGGGACCGCACCTCCGATGTCAACGAACTGATCAAGGATGTGCAGAACCCGGTCGGCTGCATCCAGTGCCATGACCCGCACGCCACCCGGCCGCGCATCGCCCGCGATGCCCTGATCGAGGCGGTCGAGCGTGATGGCACTCGTCCCTACGATACCGACAAGGGCGCCTCCCGGGTCAAGGTCGAGGTGGTCAGCTTCCGCGACGGCTTCCGCAAGATCGGCCTGCTCGACAAGCCGAACTCCACCCTGCAGTGCGGCCAGTGCCACGTCGAGTACAACTGCAACGGCGGCTTCGAGCCCGAGAGCGGCGAGAAGGTGACCATGGCCGACCGCCGGGCCAACCACTTCCCGATGAAGAATGCCCTCGACCTGCTGGCGCACTACGACCAGCTCAAGTTTCGCGACTTCAGGCACGCGGTGACCGGCGCCCGCCTAGTCAAGCTGCAGCACCCCGAGATGGAGACCTACTGGGGGAGCGTCCACGACAAGGCCGGCATCCAGTGCCATGAGTGCCACATGCCGAAGGAGAAGAACGCCAA
- a CDS encoding TIGR02266 family protein — protein sequence MDRKKKILLADDVELFLELEKTFFRRENIELQVARDGRQALEIIAAERPDLVFMDLYMPVMNGDECCLRVKSDPELRSTPIVMVTQGGREEDLAKCRQAGCDEILLKPITRHLFVDTARRLLAVAGREAERVRARLEVRYGPGRRQLLCNYSVNISTGGLFLETDDPLPVDTPLELEFTLPDRQTSIRCNGRVAWVNHPVLLHKPEMAAGMGVQFVDLRLDDMHAIRDFIKKESFSPSW from the coding sequence GTGGATAGGAAGAAAAAAATCTTGCTGGCCGATGATGTCGAGCTTTTTCTGGAACTGGAAAAAACCTTTTTCCGACGGGAGAATATCGAACTGCAGGTGGCCCGTGACGGCCGCCAGGCCCTCGAGATCATAGCGGCCGAGCGGCCGGATCTCGTCTTCATGGATCTCTATATGCCCGTGATGAATGGTGACGAGTGTTGCCTCCGGGTCAAGAGCGACCCCGAACTCCGTTCGACACCGATTGTCATGGTGACGCAGGGTGGGCGGGAGGAAGACCTGGCAAAGTGTCGGCAGGCCGGTTGCGACGAGATTCTGCTCAAGCCGATCACCCGCCACCTCTTCGTCGATACCGCCCGCCGGCTGCTCGCCGTCGCCGGCCGCGAGGCGGAGCGGGTCAGGGCACGGCTCGAGGTTCGCTACGGTCCCGGCCGCCGGCAGTTGCTCTGCAACTACTCCGTCAATATCAGCACAGGCGGCCTTTTTCTTGAAACGGACGATCCATTGCCGGTCGATACGCCGCTCGAACTGGAGTTCACCCTGCCCGACCGGCAGACATCCATCCGCTGCAACGGGCGGGTGGCCTGGGTCAACCACCCGGTGCTGCTGCACAAGCCGGAGATGGCCGCCGGTATGGGGGTCCAGTTCGTCGACCTCCGTCTCGACGATATGCACGCCATCCGCGATTTCATCAAGAAGGAAAGCTTCTCCCCCTCCTGGTGA
- a CDS encoding ZIP family metal transporter, producing MDERWFSVIFFGSVAGIATFLGMYLILARAEWSRRNSASLVSYSAGVLLGVGILHVLPEAQELSSQTPIYFLLSFVLFYFLEHHLFFHAGHEELHHAGLEVAAGHDACCADPHPLGVIAFAGMTLHSLIDGMVIGAGFEAGSETGLLSALAVIAHEVPEGIAMLSILLHYGYARRTAIIFTSTVAMATPIGAVVTYSLVRHLAPGILGALMAFAAGSFVYIAASDLIPESHRARGLKGSLALCGGILTAAMAGWLAHFGHA from the coding sequence ATGGACGAACGCTGGTTCAGCGTCATATTCTTCGGCAGCGTCGCGGGCATCGCTACCTTTCTCGGCATGTACCTGATCCTGGCACGTGCGGAGTGGAGTCGTCGCAATTCCGCCAGCCTGGTTTCCTACTCGGCCGGCGTGCTGCTCGGTGTCGGCATCCTGCACGTTTTGCCGGAGGCCCAGGAACTGAGCAGCCAGACACCGATTTACTTCCTGCTTTCCTTTGTTCTTTTCTATTTTCTCGAGCACCATCTCTTTTTTCACGCCGGCCACGAGGAGTTGCACCATGCCGGCCTGGAGGTCGCGGCGGGCCACGACGCCTGCTGTGCCGACCCGCATCCGCTGGGTGTCATTGCCTTCGCCGGCATGACTCTGCATTCGCTGATCGACGGCATGGTCATCGGCGCCGGCTTCGAGGCCGGCAGCGAAACGGGTCTGCTCTCCGCCCTGGCGGTCATCGCCCACGAGGTCCCGGAAGGGATCGCCATGCTCTCCATCCTGCTGCATTACGGCTATGCCCGCCGGACGGCCATCATCTTCACTTCGACCGTCGCCATGGCGACGCCCATCGGTGCAGTCGTAACCTACTCTCTGGTGCGCCACCTCGCGCCGGGCATTCTCGGCGCCCTCATGGCCTTCGCGGCCGGCTCCTTCGTCTACATCGCCGCCTCGGACCTCATCCCGGAATCGCACCGTGCCCGCGGGCTCAAGGGGAGCCTGGCGTTGTGCGGCGGCATCCTGACGGCCGCAATGGCCGGCTGGCTTGCCCACTTCGGGCACGCCTGA
- a CDS encoding MogA/MoaB family molybdenum cofactor biosynthesis protein yields the protein MTNEARYSVGILTLSDKGARGEREDESGRVIREMISSFGEVVCYQVIPDEEELIVRTLVDWVDRDAVDLILTTGGTGLTARDVTPEATARVIEREIPGMAEAMRMESLRKTPHAMLSRALAGVRRHSLIVNLPGSPKGVRENLEVVLPALGHALAKLKGDPSECAR from the coding sequence ATGACGAACGAGGCCCGCTACAGCGTCGGCATCCTGACCCTCTCCGACAAGGGGGCGCGGGGCGAACGGGAAGACGAGAGCGGCCGGGTCATCCGCGAGATGATCTCTTCCTTTGGCGAGGTCGTGTGCTACCAGGTCATCCCCGACGAGGAGGAACTGATCGTGCGCACCCTGGTGGATTGGGTCGACCGCGACGCCGTCGACCTGATTCTGACCACCGGCGGCACCGGGCTCACGGCGCGTGATGTCACCCCCGAGGCGACCGCCCGGGTGATCGAGCGGGAGATTCCCGGCATGGCCGAGGCGATGCGCATGGAAAGTTTGCGCAAGACCCCGCACGCCATGCTTTCCCGGGCGCTGGCGGGGGTGCGCCGGCATTCCCTGATAGTCAATCTGCCCGGCAGCCCGAAGGGGGTGCGGGAGAACCTCGAGGTCGTCCTCCCCGCTCTCGGCCATGCCTTGGCCAAGCTCAAAGGCGATCCCTCCGAATGTGCCCGGTAA
- a CDS encoding MOSC domain-containing protein, producing MNQGEIVAVCTSLGKGERKTDVGQGVLLENFGLEGDGHGGDWHRQVSLLALESIDKMRAAGLDVGPGDFAENLTTRGIGLCTLPVGTRLRVGETAILQITQIGKICHERCAIFYQAGDCVMPKEGIFAVVLRGGSVRKGDRIEVLAEGEGA from the coding sequence ATGAACCAAGGAGAAATCGTCGCCGTCTGCACCAGCCTCGGCAAGGGGGAACGCAAAACGGATGTGGGCCAGGGCGTGCTGCTGGAAAACTTCGGTCTCGAGGGGGACGGGCATGGCGGCGACTGGCACCGTCAGGTGAGCCTGCTGGCCCTGGAGAGCATCGACAAGATGCGTGCTGCCGGCCTTGACGTGGGGCCTGGGGATTTCGCCGAGAATCTGACCACCCGGGGGATCGGCCTCTGCACCCTGCCGGTCGGAACCCGTCTGCGGGTCGGCGAGACCGCCATCCTGCAGATCACCCAGATCGGCAAGATCTGCCATGAACGCTGCGCGATCTTCTACCAGGCCGGCGACTGCGTCATGCCCAAGGAGGGGATCTTCGCCGTCGTGCTGCGGGGCGGCAGCGTGCGCAAGGGAGACCGGATCGAGGTGCTGGCGGAGGGAGAAGGGGCATGA
- a CDS encoding SPOR domain-containing protein has protein sequence MTEKDDFGFEDQAEPVEQDPGAAMIEEELRRNLGESGTVEKRSPGRMFLLLALLIVLGGAAAYFYLGSPPVPETPPPAPPVRQPIALPPPPVSMEEATVKTESVPPAPPAGQAPAASAVKPEVPVKAEKPAIKSTVPAPPAETPARTEPPPSPPPAEQTVAQSKVASKKAGPYYLQAGAFLLKANLRDAEAQVRRLGYEPRVKSLRKTMPMTRLRVGAFFAEEGKAKLDSLKAVAPNAFLLRQGEYVLVYAGSFQDIDRARRAADHLYKQGIRVEEEAVEAEVSLSLLSFGDFADRNAAEQAAVRARAAGLEAIVRKDP, from the coding sequence ATGACGGAGAAGGACGATTTTGGGTTCGAGGACCAAGCGGAGCCGGTTGAACAGGATCCGGGCGCTGCCATGATCGAGGAGGAGTTGCGCCGGAATCTGGGCGAATCCGGGACGGTGGAAAAGCGATCGCCGGGCCGGATGTTTCTGCTGCTGGCGCTCCTGATTGTTCTTGGCGGCGCCGCTGCCTATTTTTATCTGGGCAGCCCGCCGGTTCCCGAAACCCCGCCGCCGGCGCCGCCGGTCAGGCAGCCGATCGCCCTGCCGCCACCCCCGGTCAGCATGGAAGAAGCGACGGTCAAGACCGAGAGTGTCCCGCCGGCGCCGCCGGCGGGACAAGCGCCCGCCGCATCGGCGGTAAAACCGGAAGTGCCGGTGAAAGCGGAAAAACCGGCGATCAAATCGACGGTCCCGGCGCCACCTGCAGAGACGCCGGCCAGGACGGAGCCTCCCCCGTCACCTCCCCCCGCCGAACAGACCGTTGCGCAGTCGAAGGTTGCGTCGAAAAAGGCCGGCCCCTATTACCTGCAGGCAGGGGCCTTCCTGCTCAAGGCCAACCTGCGGGACGCGGAAGCGCAGGTGCGCCGTCTCGGCTACGAGCCGCGGGTCAAGTCTCTGCGCAAGACGATGCCGATGACCCGTCTGCGGGTCGGAGCGTTTTTTGCCGAAGAAGGGAAAGCCAAGCTGGATTCGCTCAAGGCGGTGGCGCCGAATGCCTTCCTGCTCAGGCAGGGGGAATATGTGCTGGTCTATGCCGGCTCCTTCCAGGATATCGACCGGGCGCGCCGCGCCGCCGATCATCTTTACAAGCAGGGGATCCGGGTCGAGGAAGAGGCGGTAGAGGCCGAAGTATCGCTTTCCCTGCTCAGCTTCGGCGACTTTGCCGACCGAAACGCGGCCGAGCAGGCTGCCGTTCGTGCCCGGGCGGCCGGCCTCGAGGCCATTGTCAGGAAAGACCCCTGA
- the fusA gene encoding elongation factor G, whose amino-acid sequence MGKYETAQIRNLGIVGQGGAGKTSLTEAILYNTGMIDRLGKVDEGTSTMDFEPEEIKRGITITSSLDHCEWKGNSLHIVDTPGYTNFLHDTRNCMRILGGAVLVVSAVDGVKAQSVKIWQWAQEFEIPRIVFVNKLDRERADFLKTVDDLSKTLKTRAVAVSMPVGEGEEFKGIIELVDMKARFFKFDDAGTYDETDIPAEYLPEAERLRNLMVEAAAEGDDVLMEKYLEQGELTKDEILLGLREGTLTKVFTPVLCGSATANIGVRNLLNYIVNCLPSPIDKGIQYGKNPKTGEKEQRRPDPAEPFSAMVFKTVNDPYAGKLSLFRVYSGTLKSDSVVYNPNRDTTERIGQLFELEGKKQKPVAVAEAGDIVAVAKLKETSTGDTLCDGAHPIVFESPLTIKPVISFALQAKSKGDEDKIMSSLHKLMEEDPTLQFLRDEETKEMILSGMGQVHVEVAVEKLKRKYGVEVLLKEPKVPYRETIKKAVKQHYRHKKQSGGRGQFADVHIEVEPLPRGSGYEFVDKVVGGVVPRQFIPAVDKGVQEAMRHGILAGYPVQDFRVTLFDGSHHSVDSSEMAFKIAGSMGFKKAMETASPVLLEPIMHMEITVPDDCMGDVIGDMNSRRGKVLGVEPQSGSQVISVQVPMAEVLKYAPDLRSMTSDRGLFTMEFSQYEEVPPHLTARILAEVKKEE is encoded by the coding sequence ATGGGAAAGTACGAAACGGCACAAATCCGGAACCTGGGCATCGTCGGTCAGGGGGGCGCCGGCAAGACGTCACTCACCGAAGCGATTCTCTACAACACCGGCATGATCGATCGCCTCGGCAAGGTCGACGAGGGGACGTCGACCATGGATTTCGAACCCGAGGAGATCAAGCGCGGCATCACCATCACTTCCAGCCTCGACCACTGCGAGTGGAAGGGGAACAGCCTGCACATTGTCGATACCCCCGGCTATACCAACTTTCTGCATGACACGCGCAACTGCATGCGCATCCTGGGCGGCGCCGTTCTGGTCGTCTCGGCGGTCGACGGGGTGAAGGCCCAATCGGTCAAGATCTGGCAGTGGGCGCAGGAATTCGAAATCCCGCGCATCGTTTTCGTCAACAAGCTGGACCGCGAGCGGGCAGATTTTCTCAAGACTGTCGATGATCTGTCGAAGACCCTCAAAACCAGGGCGGTCGCCGTATCCATGCCGGTCGGAGAAGGGGAGGAGTTCAAGGGGATCATCGAACTGGTCGACATGAAGGCGCGCTTTTTCAAGTTCGACGATGCCGGAACCTATGACGAGACCGACATCCCCGCCGAATACCTGCCGGAAGCCGAACGCCTGCGCAACCTCATGGTGGAGGCGGCGGCCGAAGGAGATGACGTGCTGATGGAGAAGTATCTGGAGCAGGGGGAGCTGACGAAGGACGAGATCCTGCTCGGCCTGCGCGAGGGGACCCTGACGAAAGTGTTCACTCCGGTCCTCTGCGGCAGCGCTACCGCCAACATCGGGGTGCGCAATCTGCTCAACTATATCGTCAACTGTCTTCCCTCCCCCATCGACAAGGGGATCCAGTACGGCAAAAATCCGAAAACAGGCGAAAAGGAGCAGCGCCGTCCCGACCCGGCGGAACCGTTCTCGGCCATGGTCTTCAAAACGGTTAACGACCCCTATGCCGGCAAGCTTTCTCTCTTCCGCGTCTATTCCGGTACCCTGAAAAGCGACTCGGTCGTCTACAATCCGAACCGGGATACGACCGAGCGCATCGGCCAACTCTTCGAGCTCGAAGGGAAGAAGCAGAAGCCGGTCGCGGTGGCCGAGGCCGGCGATATCGTGGCCGTGGCCAAGCTGAAGGAGACTTCCACCGGCGACACTCTCTGCGATGGCGCCCATCCCATCGTCTTCGAAAGCCCTTTGACGATCAAGCCGGTGATCTCCTTCGCCCTGCAGGCCAAGAGCAAGGGGGACGAGGACAAGATCATGAGCTCGCTGCACAAGCTCATGGAGGAGGACCCCACCCTGCAGTTTCTGCGCGACGAGGAGACGAAGGAAATGATCCTCTCCGGGATGGGTCAGGTTCACGTCGAGGTGGCGGTCGAGAAGCTCAAGCGCAAGTACGGTGTAGAGGTTCTGCTCAAGGAGCCCAAGGTCCCGTACCGCGAGACGATCAAGAAGGCGGTCAAGCAGCACTACCGGCACAAGAAGCAGTCCGGCGGTCGCGGGCAGTTTGCCGATGTCCACATCGAGGTTGAGCCGCTGCCGCGCGGTTCCGGCTACGAATTCGTCGACAAGGTCGTCGGCGGCGTCGTCCCCCGCCAGTTCATCCCGGCGGTCGACAAGGGGGTTCAGGAAGCGATGCGGCACGGGATACTGGCCGGCTACCCGGTCCAGGATTTTCGCGTAACCCTCTTCGACGGCAGCCATCATTCCGTCGACTCCTCGGAGATGGCATTCAAGATTGCCGGTTCGATGGGATTCAAGAAGGCGATGGAGACCGCCAGCCCGGTGCTGCTGGAACCGATCATGCATATGGAGATCACCGTCCCCGACGATTGCATGGGCGACGTGATCGGCGACATGAACTCCCGGCGCGGCAAGGTGCTCGGCGTCGAACCCCAGTCCGGAAGCCAGGTCATCTCGGTTCAGGTGCCGATGGCCGAAGTTCTCAAATATGCTCCTGATCTGCGCTCGATGACCTCCGACCGGGGGCTCTTCACCATGGAGTTCTCCCAGTATGAGGAAGTTCCCCCGCACCTGACGGCCAGGATACTGGCCGAGGTGAAGAAAGAAGAGTAA
- a CDS encoding type III pantothenate kinase, translating to MLLVIDVGNSNTVLGMYQEEQLVRSWRVTTDKSRTVDEYAMLIHELFQLSDIHFTDIRDVIISCVVPPMLNTLEGLCSDYFRLKPYIVGPGIKTGMPIQYDNPKEVGADRIVNAVAAYEKFRRSLIVVDFGTATTFDYISARGVYQGGAIAPGLGISAEALFERASKLPRVEFSRPPQIIAKNTVNSMQAGIFFGYAGLVDGIVGRMKLEARDEPLVVATGGLAGQIAPAAQTIDEVDPNLTLEGLRIIYNRNKSGL from the coding sequence ATGCTTTTAGTCATCGATGTCGGCAATTCCAATACCGTTCTGGGGATGTACCAGGAAGAGCAGCTGGTGCGCAGCTGGCGGGTGACCACCGACAAGTCCCGCACCGTGGACGAGTACGCCATGCTCATCCATGAACTCTTCCAGCTCTCCGATATCCATTTCACCGATATCCGCGACGTCATCATCTCCTGCGTCGTTCCCCCCATGCTGAATACCCTGGAGGGGCTCTGCAGCGACTATTTCCGGCTCAAGCCCTATATCGTCGGCCCCGGGATCAAGACCGGCATGCCGATCCAGTACGACAACCCCAAGGAAGTCGGCGCCGACCGCATCGTCAACGCGGTGGCGGCCTACGAGAAATTCCGGCGCAGCCTGATCGTCGTCGATTTCGGTACCGCAACGACCTTCGACTACATCTCCGCCAGGGGAGTCTACCAGGGGGGAGCCATCGCCCCGGGGCTCGGCATCTCCGCCGAGGCCCTCTTCGAGAGGGCCAGCAAACTGCCGCGCGTCGAGTTTTCCCGTCCGCCGCAGATCATTGCCAAGAACACGGTCAACAGCATGCAGGCGGGGATCTTTTTCGGCTACGCCGGGCTGGTGGACGGGATCGTCGGGCGGATGAAGCTGGAGGCGCGGGACGAGCCTCTGGTTGTCGCCACCGGCGGTCTGGCCGGACAGATCGCGCCGGCTGCCCAGACCATTGACGAAGTCGACCCGAATCTGACGCTGGAGGGGTTGCGTATCATTTACAATCGCAACAAATCCGGCCTTTAA